From the genome of Streptacidiphilus rugosus AM-16, one region includes:
- a CDS encoding CPBP family intramembrane glutamic endopeptidase, with amino-acid sequence MSSTETLPAPIRLTRRLLGQELILVLALSLGASGVSAFIDFVGSLTAPVSLKAQHATLNGSITPGRPWLDLTWHLFNIASALVPVVLVAYLLVREGSSIRALGFDLTQRWRDLGRGVLVAAVIGGSGLLLYLGARASGANLTVVPSALPDVWWRIPVLILSAAQNAVVEEVIVVGYMLRRLGQMGWSWPATVAASALLRGSYHLYQGVGGFVGNVIMGVIFCWLYSRWRRVAPLAIAHTLIDTVAFVGYVLLAGHVSWLPT; translated from the coding sequence GTGAGCAGCACCGAGACGCTTCCCGCGCCGATCCGCCTCACGCGGCGACTGCTGGGCCAGGAGCTGATCCTGGTTCTCGCCCTCTCGCTCGGCGCGAGCGGAGTCTCCGCGTTCATCGACTTCGTCGGGTCCCTCACCGCCCCCGTCTCGCTCAAGGCGCAGCACGCGACCCTCAACGGCTCCATCACCCCGGGCCGCCCGTGGCTGGATCTGACCTGGCACCTGTTCAACATCGCCTCGGCCCTGGTGCCGGTCGTGCTCGTGGCCTACCTGCTGGTGCGCGAGGGCTCCTCGATCCGGGCGCTCGGCTTCGACCTGACCCAGCGCTGGCGCGACCTCGGCAGGGGCGTCCTCGTCGCCGCCGTGATCGGCGGCTCCGGGCTGCTGCTGTACCTCGGCGCGCGGGCTTCGGGGGCGAACCTCACGGTCGTGCCGAGCGCGCTGCCGGACGTGTGGTGGCGGATCCCGGTGCTCATCCTCTCCGCCGCGCAGAACGCGGTGGTCGAGGAGGTCATCGTCGTCGGCTACATGCTGCGCCGGCTGGGTCAGATGGGCTGGTCCTGGCCCGCGACCGTCGCGGCGAGCGCGCTGCTGCGCGGGTCCTACCACCTGTACCAGGGGGTCGGCGGCTTCGTCGGCAACGTGATCATGGGTGTGATCTTCTGCTGGCTCTACTCGCGCTGGCGACGGGTCGCCCCACTGGCGATCGCGCACACGCTGATCGACACGGTCGCCTTCGTCGGCTACGTGCTGCTGGCCGGCCACGTCAGCTGGCTGCCGACCTGA
- a CDS encoding glutamate--cysteine ligase family protein translates to MGEKVAAGSADLADRQLYRRKLRQCVEALEQLLAGDRFDRARAMMGLEIELNLADDTGLPVMRNEEVLESIASGDFQTELGQFNIEVNIAPHRLGGRVFEELREELVVGLGYADRRAQRAGARIVTVGILPTLTLDHAVLDNISRGDRYRLLNDRILAARGEDISLDIQGVERLRADSVSIVAEAACTSLQLHLQVTPRRFAGVWNAAQAMTGAQLAMGANAPFLFGRELWRETRPVLFEQACDTRPDELKAQGVRPITWFGERWVDSVVDLFEENLRYFPSLLPICDEEDPQKTLAAGGVPALRELRLHNGTIYRWNRPVYDIADGVPHLRVENRALPAGPTVVDTLANAAFYYGLVRSLADQPRPVWQRLPFELATENFHTAARLGIDAELWWPRGGGRRGSGLARVPARDLVRDELLPLAAKGLDAWGVEAVDRDHYLGVIEGRCRTGINGAAWQTTVFHDCVDRHGLDRGPALLAMTRRYMELMRSGEPVHTWPLH, encoded by the coding sequence ATGGGGGAGAAGGTGGCCGCCGGCAGTGCGGACCTGGCGGACCGTCAACTCTACCGCCGCAAGCTGCGACAGTGCGTGGAAGCGCTCGAGCAGCTGCTCGCCGGGGACCGCTTCGACCGGGCCCGCGCGATGATGGGACTGGAGATCGAACTCAACCTCGCCGACGACACGGGGCTGCCGGTCATGCGGAACGAGGAGGTCCTCGAGTCGATCGCCAGCGGGGACTTCCAGACCGAGCTGGGCCAGTTCAACATCGAGGTCAACATCGCCCCGCACCGGCTCGGCGGCCGGGTCTTCGAGGAACTGCGCGAGGAGCTGGTGGTCGGCCTCGGCTACGCCGACCGCAGGGCGCAGCGCGCGGGCGCGCGGATCGTCACGGTCGGCATCCTGCCGACGCTCACGCTGGACCACGCGGTGCTGGACAACATCTCCCGCGGGGACCGATACCGCCTGCTCAACGACCGGATACTCGCCGCCCGCGGGGAGGACATCAGCCTGGACATCCAGGGGGTCGAACGGCTGCGCGCCGACTCGGTCTCCATCGTCGCCGAGGCCGCCTGCACCTCCCTGCAGCTGCATCTGCAGGTGACGCCGCGCCGTTTCGCGGGGGTCTGGAACGCGGCGCAGGCGATGACCGGCGCACAGCTTGCGATGGGGGCCAACGCTCCGTTCCTGTTCGGTCGTGAGCTGTGGCGGGAGACGCGGCCCGTACTGTTCGAGCAAGCGTGCGACACCCGTCCGGACGAGCTGAAGGCGCAGGGGGTCCGGCCGATCACCTGGTTCGGCGAGCGCTGGGTCGACTCCGTCGTGGACCTCTTCGAGGAGAACCTGCGGTACTTCCCCTCGCTGCTGCCGATCTGCGACGAGGAGGACCCGCAGAAGACCCTCGCGGCCGGGGGCGTCCCCGCGCTGCGGGAGCTGCGCCTGCACAACGGCACCATCTACCGCTGGAACCGGCCCGTCTACGACATCGCCGACGGCGTCCCGCACCTGCGCGTCGAGAACCGGGCGCTGCCGGCCGGGCCCACGGTCGTCGACACCCTCGCCAACGCCGCCTTCTACTACGGCCTGGTCCGCTCGCTCGCCGACCAGCCGCGCCCGGTCTGGCAGCGGCTGCCGTTCGAGCTGGCGACGGAGAACTTCCACACCGCGGCGCGGCTGGGCATCGACGCCGAGCTGTGGTGGCCCCGCGGCGGCGGCCGACGCGGCAGCGGCCTCGCCCGCGTACCCGCGCGCGACCTGGTCCGCGACGAGCTGCTGCCGCTGGCCGCCAAGGGTCTGGACGCCTGGGGCGTGGAGGCGGTCGACCGGGACCACTACCTCGGCGTCATCGAGGGCCGGTGCCGCACCGGGATCAACGGCGCGGCATGGCAGACCACGGTCTTCCACGACTGCGTGGACCGGCACGGTCTGGACCGCGGCCCGGCGCTGCTGGCGATGACACGCCGCTACATGGAGCTGATGCGCTCCGGAGAACCGGTCCACACCTGGCCCCTGCACTGA
- a CDS encoding PhzF family phenazine biosynthesis protein codes for MRIRVIDAFTDVPFAGNPAAVCLLPAGPWPDGAWMRGLAAEMNLSETAFARPLENGRWALRWLTPAVEVDLCGHATLATTHALLSDGLVPDGGQLVFESNSGILRAEVAPDGMITLDFPVNLPTPAVAPAGLAAALGTGDWKDVRATGALGDLVVELADEAAVRELVPDHTRLAAMGAAVARGVVVTAPAAAPEESGYDFVSRWFGVGVDVGEDPVTGSAHTALAPLWAERLGRKELTGRQVSPRGGSVRVGLRGDRVLLSGRAVTVWDGTLTAAAAPPSR; via the coding sequence ATGCGAATCCGAGTGATCGACGCGTTCACCGACGTCCCCTTCGCCGGCAACCCCGCCGCGGTCTGCCTGCTGCCCGCCGGGCCGTGGCCGGACGGGGCGTGGATGCGGGGGCTGGCCGCCGAGATGAACCTGTCCGAGACGGCGTTCGCCCGGCCGCTGGAGAACGGGCGGTGGGCGCTGCGCTGGCTCACGCCCGCCGTGGAGGTGGACCTCTGCGGGCACGCCACGCTGGCCACGACGCACGCGCTGCTGAGTGACGGCCTGGTCCCCGACGGCGGGCAGCTCGTGTTCGAGTCGAACAGCGGGATCCTGCGGGCGGAGGTCGCCCCGGACGGGATGATCACGCTCGACTTCCCCGTCAACCTGCCGACCCCTGCGGTCGCGCCCGCCGGACTCGCGGCGGCGCTCGGTACCGGCGACTGGAAGGACGTTCGGGCCACCGGCGCGCTCGGCGACCTGGTGGTCGAGCTCGCGGACGAGGCGGCGGTACGGGAACTCGTCCCCGACCACACCCGGCTGGCCGCTATGGGGGCCGCCGTGGCGCGCGGGGTCGTCGTCACCGCTCCGGCGGCCGCCCCGGAGGAGTCAGGCTACGACTTCGTCTCCCGCTGGTTCGGCGTCGGCGTGGACGTCGGCGAGGATCCGGTGACCGGCAGCGCCCACACCGCTCTCGCGCCGCTCTGGGCGGAACGCCTGGGCAGGAAGGAGCTGACCGGCCGCCAGGTCTCCCCGCGCGGCGGCAGCGTCCGGGTGGGCCTGCGGGGCGACCGGGTGCTCCTCAGCGGCCGCGCGGTCACCGTCTGGGACGGCACGTTGACGGCCGCGGCGGCGCCCCCGTCGCGGTGA